A portion of the Actinomycetes bacterium genome contains these proteins:
- the mraZ gene encoding division/cell wall cluster transcriptional repressor MraZ — protein sequence MLLGTHTPRIDDKGRVVLPAKFRDTLSDGVVLTKGQDRCVVLWPAEEFAKYADRLNEASRANAAVRSYLRVLFSSAFDDKPDKQGRISVPGALRDYADLDRDVVIAGNGATAEIWNKPSWTNYLSEQEQSFSDIGEEVVPGLF from the coding sequence ATGCTTCTCGGCACGCATACTCCTCGCATCGATGACAAGGGGCGCGTCGTTTTGCCGGCCAAGTTTCGTGACACCCTGAGTGACGGAGTGGTGTTGACCAAGGGTCAGGACCGATGTGTTGTGCTGTGGCCGGCTGAAGAGTTCGCCAAATACGCCGATCGGCTAAACGAAGCCTCCCGCGCCAATGCGGCAGTGCGCTCCTATCTGCGAGTGCTGTTTTCCAGTGCTTTCGACGACAAACCGGATAAGCAGGGGCGGATTTCAGTCCCGGGTGCATTACGTGACTACGCCGATCTCGATCGGGATGTGGTGATTGCCGGGAATGGTGCCACCGCGGAGATCTGGAACAAACCGTCCTGGACGAACTACTTGTCTGAACAAGAACAGTCCTTCTCCGACATTGGCGAGGAGGTAGTCCCTGGCTTGTTTTAG
- a CDS encoding CopD family protein yields MDNEGTEIPLDVAKQRSGEKWVLTPRDALNGGRYGVKWRVTAPDTHPKEGSFRFTVENQAGPTSSPQAPPVTSALDEALSPSDTTAAESIRWLGSAAALLGILLALGAIIFLAFVMVGRPAEVIRIQKIVRWSGMLVVFGTLVQVLGRSAVQQEGDWAAALAPEAVMDLLSMAGFGWFVLLRIVGGLLLFAGATTAVLPRDEENSGPSVDEPKEKMVRPNVRGIPWALAGVLLTGVSFLLDGHTATVQPWVLVWLSDLAHVVAAAAWAGGLAILAVVLGQRRAAGHPLDPAHLTVKFSVVAAAGLTIAGLAGFALTVQILDYPAQLWETVWGRTLIAKVLLVGIVAAFGAYNHLRLVPMLEASFELRRAPAKDSATASHHDVPQESTGVQLAEKTQTQLAVEKVGRRLRVTAWVELSLLVAVVGLTALLISSSPSA; encoded by the coding sequence TTGGACAACGAGGGTACTGAGATCCCGTTGGACGTTGCGAAACAGCGCTCAGGCGAGAAGTGGGTTCTTACCCCTCGTGATGCTCTGAATGGCGGGCGATACGGAGTCAAGTGGCGTGTCACAGCGCCGGATACCCATCCCAAAGAAGGATCCTTCCGCTTCACGGTTGAAAATCAGGCTGGACCCACGAGTTCTCCGCAGGCGCCACCAGTCACAAGTGCACTTGATGAAGCGCTTTCACCGTCCGACACCACCGCGGCGGAGTCGATCCGATGGCTGGGGTCGGCAGCGGCCCTTTTGGGCATTCTGCTGGCACTGGGGGCGATCATCTTCCTGGCGTTCGTTATGGTCGGTCGGCCCGCAGAAGTGATCCGAATCCAAAAGATCGTCCGGTGGTCGGGGATGCTGGTGGTCTTCGGGACGCTTGTCCAGGTCTTGGGTAGATCAGCTGTGCAGCAAGAGGGTGACTGGGCTGCCGCACTCGCTCCGGAAGCTGTAATGGATCTTCTCTCGATGGCTGGCTTCGGTTGGTTTGTCCTACTGCGGATCGTGGGTGGCCTGCTGCTCTTTGCGGGTGCAACGACGGCGGTGCTGCCCCGCGATGAGGAGAATTCTGGCCCATCAGTCGATGAGCCTAAAGAGAAAATGGTGCGTCCCAACGTGCGAGGGATTCCCTGGGCGCTAGCTGGTGTCCTGCTCACCGGAGTGTCTTTCCTGCTGGACGGGCATACCGCGACGGTGCAGCCGTGGGTGCTGGTGTGGTTGAGCGATCTCGCCCACGTAGTTGCCGCTGCAGCGTGGGCTGGTGGCTTGGCCATATTGGCTGTCGTCCTGGGTCAACGTCGAGCTGCTGGCCATCCACTGGATCCCGCCCACCTAACTGTTAAGTTCTCGGTGGTGGCAGCCGCTGGGCTTACCATCGCTGGCTTGGCTGGCTTTGCGCTCACGGTGCAAATTCTTGATTATCCGGCGCAGCTGTGGGAAACGGTTTGGGGTCGCACCCTGATAGCCAAGGTGCTCCTTGTGGGGATAGTGGCGGCCTTCGGCGCCTACAACCACCTCCGGCTTGTTCCTATGCTGGAGGCGAGTTTCGAGTTACGGAGGGCTCCTGCGAAAGATTCAGCCACAGCCTCGCATCACGATGTCCCCCAAGAGTCCACGGGCGTCCAGCTGGCAGAGAAAACCCAGACGCAACTCGCGGTGGAGAAGGTCGGGCGCAGGCTCCGCGTGACCGCTTGGGTGGAGCTCAGTCTGCTGGTAGCAGTGGTGGGACTGACCGCCCTGCTCATCTCCTCGTCGCCAAGCGCATAG
- a CDS encoding penicillin-binding protein 2 has protein sequence MSTTTRPPRRAEADRPAPPASKPFRMASSRRRVQMLVLGFALILSLFAARLVELQALKAPELASAALKQRIMSQDIPAIRGSISDIKGVPLATTVEVRDITADQTLIEDPAETAAVLGPIIDMAPAELEPMLTGERRFIYLTKAAEPQVWRDIQAWRTEDGNDPEVLQGIFSERRNVRDYPNGELASSIVGFTNSEGNGAVGLEAGLNDLLVGTPGKVTYEQSAGGTEIPTSDVQRADPVSGTDVRLTIDADLQWAAQQAVADRVESSNSDFGMVVVLEVGTGRILAMATAPSFDPLNPDQAEPEDWSNRPVTWAMEPGSTSKLMSIAGVLEEGVMTPRSQVVVPGLLFRGGKEFKDSTEHGTLNMTLAGVLAESSNIGTILASEKMGGKKLYKYLKAFGVGEPTGLEYPGAQSGYIPAPKDWSDTSFPTLAFGQGMSMTALHIADMFATIGNDGVPVKPRLVDSYTTVDGVTEETEPEAREAAISPKTAKTMQRMMQMVVGEGGTAANAKVPGYLMGGKTGTAQRYDETCGCYSGYTASFVGMAPADDPQIVVGAWFDNPQGGYYGSEVAGPVTQKIMTQALALRNVPPTGGKRANFPLKFGE, from the coding sequence ATGAGCACTACCACTAGACCACCACGTCGGGCGGAGGCGGATCGGCCGGCTCCACCGGCCAGTAAGCCGTTTCGGATGGCCTCATCGCGGCGGCGAGTCCAAATGCTGGTTTTGGGGTTCGCCCTCATTCTGAGTCTGTTCGCTGCGCGACTAGTGGAATTGCAGGCGCTCAAGGCTCCAGAACTCGCTTCGGCGGCCCTCAAACAGCGCATTATGTCTCAAGACATCCCGGCGATACGAGGCTCGATTAGCGACATCAAAGGGGTTCCCCTCGCCACCACGGTCGAAGTACGAGACATCACGGCAGACCAGACCTTGATCGAAGATCCAGCGGAAACCGCTGCAGTGCTCGGGCCGATAATTGACATGGCACCAGCGGAACTTGAGCCGATGCTGACCGGTGAGCGTCGTTTCATCTACCTCACCAAAGCGGCTGAGCCGCAGGTCTGGCGGGATATCCAGGCGTGGCGCACCGAGGACGGCAACGACCCGGAAGTGCTGCAGGGAATCTTCTCGGAACGACGCAACGTTCGTGACTATCCCAATGGTGAACTCGCCTCCTCCATTGTGGGCTTCACCAACTCGGAAGGAAATGGCGCCGTCGGACTCGAGGCTGGTCTTAACGATCTCCTCGTCGGTACGCCAGGAAAAGTGACCTACGAGCAGTCTGCCGGTGGTACCGAAATCCCCACCTCGGATGTTCAGCGAGCGGATCCGGTGAGCGGTACTGATGTACGGCTCACTATTGATGCTGATCTGCAATGGGCTGCGCAACAGGCTGTTGCAGATCGGGTGGAGTCATCCAATTCCGACTTCGGCATGGTGGTGGTGCTGGAAGTTGGAACTGGTCGAATCCTCGCTATGGCGACTGCACCCAGCTTCGATCCGCTAAACCCGGATCAGGCCGAGCCTGAGGATTGGAGCAATCGTCCGGTCACCTGGGCGATGGAGCCCGGCTCTACCTCCAAACTGATGTCGATCGCCGGTGTCTTGGAAGAAGGCGTCATGACACCACGTAGTCAAGTGGTAGTTCCCGGCTTGCTATTCCGGGGTGGCAAGGAATTTAAGGACTCCACCGAGCACGGAACTTTAAATATGACTCTGGCGGGAGTGTTGGCGGAGTCCAGCAACATTGGCACCATCCTGGCTTCAGAAAAAATGGGTGGGAAAAAGCTCTACAAGTATCTGAAGGCATTCGGGGTGGGCGAACCCACCGGTCTGGAATACCCCGGAGCGCAGTCCGGCTATATTCCGGCACCCAAGGACTGGTCTGATACCTCTTTCCCCACGCTGGCGTTCGGACAGGGCATGTCGATGACGGCGCTCCATATCGCGGATATGTTCGCCACCATCGGCAACGATGGTGTCCCGGTGAAACCGCGGCTGGTCGATTCCTACACCACCGTGGATGGCGTCACCGAGGAAACTGAGCCGGAAGCCCGCGAGGCGGCGATTTCGCCGAAGACCGCCAAGACTATGCAACGCATGATGCAGATGGTCGTGGGTGAAGGTGGTACTGCCGCGAACGCGAAGGTGCCTGGCTACCTGATGGGTGGCAAGACCGGTACCGCGCAGCGGTACGACGAGACGTGCGGCTGCTACTCCGGCTACACCGCGAGTTTCGTGGGGATGGCTCCCGCGGATGACCCGCAGATCGTGGTGGGCGCGTGGTTCGACAACCCGCAGGGCGGCTACTACGGTTCCGAGGTCGCGGGTCCGGTAACGCAGAAGATCATGACCCAGGCACTTGCGTTGCGTAATGTCCCGCCGACCGGAGGCAAGCGCGCCAACTTCCCGCTCAAGTTCGGTGAGTGA
- the dinB gene encoding DNA polymerase IV, with amino-acid sequence MSGQQARKRVSRSRGGPPGAVPPESYGTPVQAVADGEERAVSRNQLRRPNAATISASDDSDCSILHVDMDAFYASVSLVDRPELVGTPVIIGGATNRGVVLSATYEARELGIHSAMPMSRARRLAPQAVVLPPDFPRYSDVSSSIMTLFQSITPLVEPLSLDEAFLDVAGARRRVGSARQVAQLIRDRVHDEQGITCSVGAAATKFVAKLASTLAKPDGMQVVPPDQVISFLHPLPTGSLWGVGEKTEATLSRFGLATVGDIAVTPVATLQRIVGDAAGRQLAELSWGHDPRRVQPHEPDRSIGAEETFGVDVDDPDVVVRELLRLSDKVAARLRRGGYVGRTVQLKIRFADFSTITRSRTLRDPTDIGHEIYGTAVDLFAGLGLQRARLRLVGVRVTGLLPVSGAPRQLLLDPAEPNRREVEQAMDRISQRFGSGAVRPARLVQSPEPEPHNSPESSR; translated from the coding sequence ATGTCAGGCCAGCAGGCGAGGAAGCGGGTAAGCCGCAGCCGCGGAGGACCTCCCGGGGCGGTGCCCCCGGAAAGTTATGGCACTCCAGTCCAGGCAGTAGCGGATGGTGAGGAGAGAGCGGTGAGTCGTAATCAGTTGCGTCGGCCCAACGCAGCGACGATCTCGGCATCTGATGACAGCGACTGCAGCATCCTGCATGTCGATATGGATGCTTTTTATGCTTCGGTGTCGCTAGTAGATCGTCCGGAGCTGGTGGGAACCCCTGTCATCATCGGTGGGGCAACGAATCGAGGGGTGGTGCTGTCAGCCACCTACGAAGCGCGGGAACTAGGAATCCATTCGGCTATGCCGATGTCCCGCGCACGGCGACTTGCACCGCAGGCGGTGGTGTTGCCACCAGATTTCCCTCGTTACAGCGATGTCAGTTCCTCGATCATGACGCTCTTCCAATCGATTACCCCCTTGGTAGAGCCGCTCAGTCTCGATGAAGCTTTTCTGGATGTTGCCGGGGCTCGGCGTCGAGTGGGAAGCGCTCGACAGGTTGCCCAACTGATTCGGGATCGAGTACATGACGAGCAAGGCATCACCTGCTCGGTAGGTGCAGCCGCGACCAAGTTTGTGGCCAAACTCGCCTCAACTCTCGCCAAGCCGGATGGCATGCAGGTAGTGCCGCCAGATCAGGTGATCAGCTTCTTGCATCCGCTACCGACCGGATCGCTCTGGGGAGTGGGCGAGAAGACTGAGGCCACCCTGTCTCGATTTGGATTGGCCACCGTGGGCGATATCGCCGTCACCCCGGTAGCGACACTTCAGCGCATTGTTGGGGATGCTGCCGGTCGGCAACTCGCTGAACTCTCCTGGGGTCACGACCCTCGGCGAGTGCAGCCGCATGAGCCAGATCGCAGTATTGGCGCGGAGGAGACTTTCGGTGTTGATGTCGATGATCCGGATGTTGTAGTGCGGGAGTTGCTGCGGCTATCGGACAAAGTTGCTGCTCGACTGCGGCGCGGTGGCTACGTGGGGCGAACGGTGCAATTGAAAATCAGGTTTGCCGACTTCAGCACAATCACTCGGTCCCGTACGCTACGGGACCCAACGGATATCGGGCACGAGATTTATGGCACTGCAGTAGATCTCTTTGCTGGTCTCGGGCTGCAGCGGGCTCGCCTACGGTTGGTGGGGGTCCGGGTTACTGGGCTACTACCGGTTTCTGGTGCTCCACGGCAGCTGCTGCTCGATCCGGCTGAGCCCAACCGCCGCGAAGTGGAACAGGCCATGGATCGCATCTCACAGCGATTCGGTTCTGGCGCAGTTCGCCCAGCACGGCTCGTGCAATCGCCCGAGCCAGAGCCTCACAATTCGCCTGAGAGCAGCCGATAA
- a CDS encoding DUF3040 domain-containing protein, translating into MERALYAEDPKFADTLRKSRRGGMNRKGVLLGIGGVIVGLALLVSGVATQIVVLGIAGFLVMLLGAIYCYRSFAGSGKSEEGEGSEASAAPTASPKDKKGNSGFMDRLEERWDQRRDGGQY; encoded by the coding sequence ATGGAACGTGCCCTATATGCCGAGGATCCCAAATTCGCCGATACTTTGCGCAAGTCTCGCCGGGGTGGGATGAACCGTAAGGGAGTATTGCTTGGAATCGGTGGTGTCATCGTTGGCCTCGCCTTACTCGTCTCCGGAGTCGCCACCCAAATCGTAGTTTTGGGCATCGCTGGCTTCCTCGTCATGTTGCTTGGTGCGATCTACTGCTACCGCTCCTTCGCGGGTTCTGGTAAGTCGGAAGAGGGAGAGGGCTCGGAAGCGAGCGCCGCTCCGACTGCCTCGCCCAAGGACAAAAAAGGTAATAGTGGCTTCATGGACCGCCTCGAAGAGCGCTGGGATCAGCGGCGCGACGGAGGCCAGTACTAG
- the rsmH gene encoding 16S rRNA (cytosine(1402)-N(4))-methyltransferase RsmH gives MNEHSAPDPVDTARSAHVPVMLDRTVDLLNPAAGPGSVLVDCTLGMGGHTEALLAANPDAQVVGIDRDQQALDLATARLAVFGDRFHGFRGGFDESDRILDAAGVAAPAAYLFDLGVSSLQLDSDERGFAYARETPLDMRMDGSNPLSAADVLNSYSGEELTRVFYRYGEERHARRISAAVVAMREQQPLRTSYDLTKAVEEALPAGPRRSGHPAKRVFQALRIEVNDELGALRRGLTAAIRRVAVGGRIVVMSYHSLEDRIVKRAFASGAESSAPADLPVVPDEYLPFLTLLGRGAQQASEAEIAENPRAKPVRLRAVSKTASVPDHWQGAA, from the coding sequence ATGAACGAGCACTCAGCGCCGGATCCGGTGGATACGGCTCGCTCAGCGCACGTTCCCGTCATGCTGGACCGCACGGTGGACCTGCTGAACCCAGCGGCAGGCCCTGGATCCGTACTAGTGGACTGCACCTTGGGCATGGGTGGGCATACCGAGGCGCTACTTGCGGCGAATCCCGATGCTCAGGTGGTGGGGATTGACCGCGATCAGCAGGCCCTCGACCTCGCTACCGCCCGGTTAGCGGTCTTTGGCGATCGATTCCATGGATTTCGGGGCGGTTTTGATGAGTCGGACCGCATCCTCGACGCAGCTGGCGTGGCTGCGCCAGCGGCTTATCTGTTCGATCTCGGCGTGTCTAGCCTGCAGTTAGACAGCGATGAGCGGGGCTTCGCTTACGCTCGAGAGACCCCCCTTGACATGCGGATGGATGGCAGCAATCCGCTGAGTGCGGCGGATGTGCTGAATAGCTACAGCGGAGAGGAGTTGACTCGCGTGTTCTACCGATATGGCGAAGAACGGCATGCGCGTCGGATCTCCGCTGCCGTAGTAGCCATGCGTGAACAACAACCGCTGCGGACCAGCTACGACCTCACCAAGGCTGTGGAAGAGGCGCTGCCAGCGGGCCCTCGTCGCTCCGGTCATCCCGCCAAGCGAGTTTTTCAGGCACTGCGAATCGAGGTCAACGATGAGTTGGGCGCCCTGCGTCGAGGGCTGACTGCCGCAATTCGCCGAGTCGCGGTGGGTGGCCGCATCGTGGTGATGTCGTACCACTCACTAGAGGACCGGATAGTGAAGCGCGCCTTCGCTAGCGGTGCTGAGTCTTCCGCGCCTGCCGATCTACCGGTGGTCCCCGACGAGTACTTACCCTTCCTCACCCTGCTTGGCCGGGGTGCTCAGCAAGCAAGCGAAGCGGAAATCGCTGAGAACCCTCGCGCGAAGCCGGTTCGATTGCGAGCAGTGTCCAAGACTGCTTCGGTCCCTGATCACTGGCAGGGGGCAGCATGA